A genome region from Pseudomonas pergaminensis includes the following:
- a CDS encoding glucose/quinate/shikimate family membrane-bound PQQ-dependent dehydrogenase, producing MSTDGASTPSRLLPRLLGVLLLIMGLALLAGGIKLTMLGGSLYYLLAGIGITLTGILLLATRRAALGLYALVLFASTVWALWEVGLDWWQLVPRLALLFALGIVMLLPWFRRPLLRGQPAPLGTGALSVAVVLAGAAAVASQFTNPGEIKGQLDRDAVPGMASAAPSQADGDWNSYGRSAFGDRYSPLAQITPENAHKLVPAWTFRTGDIPGPNDPGETTAENTPLKVNGMLYVCTPHSQVIALDPDTGKEIWRFDPKISSQGAENFKGWAHMTCRGVSYHDDAAYASEQSPTGSASPAAAPNACPKRIFVPTADTRLIALNADTGKMCEDFGDKGQVDLRANIGSFAPGGYYSTSPPAVTKNLVVIGGHVTDNVSTDEPSGVIRAFDVHTGKLVWNWDSGNPDDTTPLAEGKTYTRNSPNMWSMFAVDEKLGMLYLPMGNQMPDQYGGDRTEDSEKYSAGLTALDIDSGHVKWTFQFTHHDLWDMDVGGQPSLIDIKTADGVKQAVMASTKQGSIYVLDRATGQPVVPIHEVAVPQGAVAGDHTSPTQPKSDLNFMPPPLKERDMWGVTPFDQMLCRIDFKSMRYDGAFTPPSLQGSIVYPGNFGVFDWGGISVDPVRQIAFVNPSYMAFKSKLIPAADIAKQGPRVSETEGVQPNKGAPYGVILEAMLSPMGLPCQAPAWGYVAAVDLTTHKTLWMHKNGTVRDSSPVPIPLTMGVPSLGGTFTTAGGVSFLSGTLDQYLRAYDVKNGKQLWEGRLPAGAQTTPMTYTGKDGKQYVLVMAGGHGSLGTKQGDYVMAFKLPD from the coding sequence ATGAGCACTGACGGTGCCTCAACGCCAAGCCGCCTGCTGCCCAGGCTGCTCGGAGTCTTGCTGCTGATCATGGGCCTGGCCTTGCTGGCCGGGGGTATCAAGCTGACGATGCTCGGCGGGTCGCTGTACTACCTGCTGGCCGGTATCGGCATCACCCTGACCGGCATCCTCTTGCTGGCCACCCGCCGCGCCGCACTCGGCCTGTACGCACTGGTACTGTTCGCCAGTACGGTGTGGGCTTTGTGGGAAGTCGGCCTGGACTGGTGGCAGTTGGTGCCGCGCCTGGCGCTGCTGTTCGCCCTGGGCATCGTCATGTTGCTCCCGTGGTTCCGCCGTCCGTTGCTGCGTGGCCAGCCGGCCCCGCTGGGCACTGGCGCGCTGAGCGTGGCTGTGGTGCTCGCCGGTGCTGCCGCCGTTGCCAGCCAATTCACCAACCCGGGTGAGATCAAAGGCCAACTGGACCGCGACGCGGTACCCGGCATGGCCAGCGCTGCACCGTCCCAGGCCGATGGCGACTGGAACTCCTACGGCCGTTCGGCCTTTGGCGATCGCTACTCGCCGCTGGCACAGATCACCCCGGAAAATGCTCACAAGCTGGTCCCGGCGTGGACCTTCCGTACCGGTGACATCCCTGGCCCGAACGACCCAGGTGAGACCACCGCGGAAAACACCCCGCTGAAAGTCAACGGCATGCTCTACGTGTGCACGCCGCACAGCCAAGTGATTGCACTGGACCCGGACACCGGCAAGGAAATCTGGCGCTTCGATCCGAAGATCAGCAGCCAGGGTGCCGAAAACTTCAAGGGTTGGGCACACATGACCTGCCGTGGCGTGTCGTATCACGATGACGCTGCCTACGCTTCCGAGCAGAGCCCGACCGGCAGCGCCAGCCCCGCCGCTGCACCGAATGCCTGCCCGAAACGGATTTTCGTACCGACTGCCGACACCCGTCTGATCGCCCTCAACGCCGACACCGGCAAGATGTGTGAAGACTTCGGTGACAAAGGCCAGGTCGACCTGCGTGCCAATATCGGCAGCTTCGCCCCAGGCGGTTACTACTCCACGTCGCCACCGGCCGTGACTAAAAACCTGGTGGTGATCGGCGGCCACGTCACCGACAACGTGTCCACCGACGAGCCAAGCGGCGTGATCCGCGCATTCGACGTGCACACCGGCAAGCTGGTGTGGAACTGGGACAGCGGCAACCCGGACGACACCACCCCGTTGGCCGAGGGCAAGACCTACACCCGCAACTCGCCGAACATGTGGTCCATGTTCGCCGTGGATGAAAAACTCGGCATGCTGTACCTGCCGATGGGCAACCAGATGCCCGACCAATACGGCGGCGACCGTACCGAAGACTCGGAAAAATACAGCGCCGGCCTGACCGCTCTGGACATCGACAGCGGCCATGTGAAGTGGACCTTCCAGTTCACCCACCATGACCTGTGGGACATGGACGTGGGCGGCCAGCCTTCGCTGATCGACATCAAGACCGCTGATGGCGTGAAGCAAGCAGTCATGGCGTCGACCAAGCAAGGCAGCATCTACGTGCTGGACCGTGCCACCGGCCAACCCGTGGTGCCGATCCACGAAGTGGCGGTGCCGCAAGGTGCAGTCGCTGGCGACCACACGTCGCCAACCCAACCGAAGTCCGACCTGAACTTCATGCCGCCGCCGCTCAAAGAGCGCGACATGTGGGGCGTGACGCCGTTCGACCAGATGCTGTGCCGGATTGATTTCAAATCCATGCGCTACGACGGTGCTTTCACCCCGCCTTCGCTGCAAGGCTCGATCGTTTACCCAGGCAACTTCGGCGTGTTCGACTGGGGCGGCATTTCCGTCGACCCGGTTCGCCAGATTGCCTTCGTGAACCCAAGCTACATGGCGTTCAAATCGAAACTGATCCCGGCCGCTGACATCGCCAAGCAAGGTCCACGCGTCAGCGAAACCGAAGGCGTGCAGCCGAACAAAGGCGCGCCGTACGGCGTGATCCTCGAAGCCATGCTGTCGCCAATGGGCCTGCCGTGCCAGGCACCGGCGTGGGGTTACGTGGCGGCGGTCGACCTGACCACCCACAAGACCCTTTGGATGCACAAGAACGGCACCGTGCGTGACAGCTCGCCGGTTCCGATCCCGCTGACCATGGGCGTGCCTAGCCTGGGCGGCACCTTCACCACCGCCGGTGGCGTGTCGTTCCTCAGCGGTACCCTGGACCAGTACCTGCGTGCCTACGACGTGAAAAACGGCAAGCAACTGTGGGAAGGCCGCCTGCCTGCAGGCGCGCAAACCACCCCGATGACCTACACCGGCAAGGACGGCAAGCAGTACGTGCTGGTCATGGCCGGCGGTCACGGTTCCCTGGGTACTAAACAGGGTGACTACGTGATGGCGTTCAAACTGCCGGATTAA
- a CDS encoding SDR family NAD(P)-dependent oxidoreductase: MSRKVALITGAASGIGQALAVAYARHGVAVVGGYFPADPHDPQTTVSRVEEAGGECLMLPLDVGNTASVDALAEQAIQHFGRLDYAVANAGLLRRAPLLEMTDALWDEMLNVDLTGVMRTFRAATRHMSEGGALVAISSIAGGVYGWQEHSHYAAAKAGVPGLCRSLAVELAPLGIRCNAVIPGLIETPQSLDAKNSLGPEGLAKAARAIPLGRVGRADEVASLVQFLTSEASSYLTGQSIVIDGGLTVRWPD; the protein is encoded by the coding sequence ATGAGCCGTAAAGTTGCGTTGATTACCGGTGCCGCCAGTGGCATCGGCCAAGCCCTCGCCGTGGCCTATGCCCGTCATGGCGTGGCGGTGGTGGGCGGGTATTTCCCGGCCGATCCCCATGACCCGCAGACCACCGTCAGCCGGGTGGAAGAGGCGGGTGGCGAATGCCTGATGCTGCCGTTGGACGTGGGCAACACCGCCTCGGTGGACGCCCTGGCCGAACAAGCTATTCAGCATTTTGGCCGGCTGGATTACGCAGTGGCCAACGCCGGTTTGCTGCGCCGCGCACCCTTGCTGGAGATGACCGACGCGCTGTGGGACGAGATGCTCAATGTCGACCTCACGGGGGTGATGCGCACCTTCCGCGCAGCGACCCGACACATGAGCGAAGGCGGTGCGCTGGTGGCGATTTCATCGATTGCCGGTGGTGTGTATGGCTGGCAGGAACACAGCCATTACGCAGCCGCCAAGGCGGGTGTGCCGGGGTTGTGCCGGTCGCTGGCGGTGGAGTTGGCGCCACTGGGGATTCGTTGCAATGCGGTGATCCCGGGGTTGATTGAAACGCCGCAGTCGCTGGATGCAAAGAACTCGCTGGGACCGGAAGGTTTGGCCAAGGCGGCGCGCGCGATTCCGCTGGGGCGGGTAGGGCGGGCGGATGAAGTCGCGTCGCTGGTGCAGTTTTTGACCAGTGAAGCGTCGAGTTACCTGACCGGGCAGAGCATCGTCATCGACGGCGGCCTGACCGTACGCTGGCCCGACTGA
- a CDS encoding TonB-dependent receptor, with protein MSLSSLWRLSPLAAALLICSEAHALELQPQVITGNPLGSEQLASPTTVLEGDDLTLQQKGSLGETLNKQPGVSSSYFGPGASRPIIRGQDGDRIRILRNGVGALDASSLSYDHAVPLDPVNVDRIEIVRGPAALLYGGSAIGGVVNTFDNRIPTEAIEGIHGAGELRYGGADTTRSSAGKLEAGNGTFALHLDANAREFNDLKIPGQARSRHAPETEDAPGKNGRLGNSDGRQDGGAVGGSYTWDDGYAGLSYSNYDANYGSPAEQDVRIRMKQDHYAFASEIRNLQGPFTSVKLDAGYTDYEHREIEGGETGTIFKNKGYEARVEARHQPIGPFDGVVGAQVTRNEFSALGEEAFVPQTDTNAGALFILEEMQATERLKLSLGGRVEHTSVDPDAKGNARFAGADKSNDFTAGSLSSGAVYTLTPIWSLAATLGYTERAPTFYELYANGAHVATGTYELGNANLKKEKAVSSDLALRFDNGTHKGSFGVFYSRFSNYIGLLGTGRTLNDEGEEDAAGIPEYEYSGVRARFAGFEAQDHWKLGEGAYGKFALELSGDYTRATNLDTGEALPRIAPLRLNSGLLWELDRWQARIDVEHAAGQGRVPDNESGTDGYTTLGASAGYRFNVGGSQWLAFVNGENLTNQTVRYASSILRDIAPAPGRSVQFGVRTTF; from the coding sequence ATGTCCCTCTCTTCTCTGTGGCGCCTGTCCCCGCTCGCTGCCGCCCTGCTGATCTGCTCCGAAGCCCACGCCCTTGAACTGCAACCCCAAGTCATCACCGGCAACCCGCTGGGCAGCGAACAACTCGCCTCGCCCACCACCGTGCTCGAAGGCGATGACCTGACCCTGCAACAAAAAGGCAGCCTCGGCGAAACCCTCAACAAGCAACCTGGCGTGTCGTCATCGTATTTCGGCCCTGGCGCCAGTCGGCCGATCATCCGGGGCCAGGATGGCGACCGCATTCGCATTCTGCGCAATGGCGTGGGTGCGCTGGATGCGTCGTCGCTGTCCTACGACCATGCGGTGCCACTGGACCCGGTCAACGTTGACCGCATCGAAATCGTGCGCGGCCCCGCCGCCCTGCTGTATGGCGGCAGCGCCATTGGCGGCGTGGTCAACACCTTTGACAACCGCATCCCCACCGAAGCCATCGAAGGCATCCACGGTGCCGGTGAACTGCGCTACGGCGGCGCTGACACCACACGCAGCAGCGCCGGCAAGCTGGAAGCCGGCAACGGCACCTTTGCCTTGCACCTGGACGCCAACGCGCGGGAATTCAACGACCTGAAAATCCCCGGCCAGGCCCGCAGCCGCCACGCCCCGGAAACCGAAGACGCACCCGGCAAAAACGGCCGCCTGGGCAATAGCGACGGGCGCCAGGACGGCGGCGCCGTGGGTGGTTCCTACACCTGGGACGACGGTTACGCTGGGCTGTCCTACAGCAATTACGACGCCAATTACGGCTCGCCCGCCGAGCAGGACGTGCGCATCCGCATGAAGCAGGATCACTACGCGTTTGCGTCCGAGATCCGCAACCTGCAAGGCCCGTTCACCTCGGTGAAACTCGATGCCGGCTACACCGACTACGAGCACCGCGAGATCGAAGGTGGCGAAACCGGCACGATCTTCAAGAACAAAGGCTACGAAGCCCGCGTTGAAGCCCGTCACCAGCCGATCGGCCCATTCGATGGCGTGGTCGGTGCCCAGGTGACCCGCAACGAGTTCTCGGCCCTTGGTGAAGAAGCCTTCGTGCCACAGACCGACACTAACGCCGGCGCGCTGTTTATCCTCGAAGAGATGCAGGCCACCGAGCGCCTGAAACTCAGCCTCGGCGGGCGGGTGGAGCACACCAGCGTGGACCCGGACGCCAAGGGCAACGCGCGTTTTGCCGGTGCGGACAAATCCAACGATTTCACCGCCGGCAGCCTGTCGTCGGGGGCGGTCTACACCCTCACGCCCATCTGGTCCCTGGCCGCGACCCTGGGCTACACCGAGCGCGCGCCGACCTTCTACGAGCTGTATGCCAACGGTGCCCACGTCGCCACCGGCACCTATGAACTGGGCAACGCCAACTTGAAGAAAGAAAAAGCCGTGTCCAGCGACCTGGCCCTGCGCTTTGACAATGGCACCCACAAGGGCAGCTTCGGTGTGTTCTACAGCCGCTTCTCCAATTACATCGGCTTGCTGGGCACCGGTCGTACCTTGAACGACGAAGGTGAAGAGGACGCCGCCGGCATCCCTGAGTACGAATACTCCGGCGTGCGTGCCCGTTTCGCCGGCTTCGAAGCCCAGGATCACTGGAAGCTGGGTGAAGGCGCCTACGGCAAGTTCGCCCTGGAGCTGTCGGGTGACTACACCCGCGCCACCAACCTCGACACCGGCGAAGCCCTGCCGCGCATTGCACCGCTGCGTTTGAACAGCGGCTTGCTGTGGGAGCTGGATCGCTGGCAGGCGCGCATCGATGTGGAACATGCCGCAGGGCAAGGACGTGTGCCAGATAACGAAAGCGGCACCGACGGCTACACCACCCTGGGGGCAAGCGCGGGGTATCGGTTCAATGTCGGTGGCAGCCAATGGCTGGCGTTTGTGAACGGCGAAAACCTCACCAACCAGACGGTGCGCTATGCCAGCTCGATCCTGCGTGACATTGCGCCGGCACCGGGTAGAAGTGTGCAGTTCGGCGTTCGAACCACCTTTTGA
- a CDS encoding ABC transporter substrate-binding protein codes for MITLRVLGTSVTLLECLRVRAEEELGIRLVYQVHDVEQAQRIAVMQPESYDLYDQWFHNVDFVWPARAIQPIDTRRIALWHEINDLPKRGRLSADDRLGSGSVPSERLFVQHDGSLGSTVTERISMLPLTHNADSFAYRPERLPEGFCHGNESWGWLLDPAWRARTALQSDAAIGALDAALAVQGAGLASFRDIGNMSIEEIDVLADILVRKQKEGHFAAFWSDDEEAAQLMLSPSIDIQSLWSPTLMRLHRAGVKYRLAVPREGYRAWFGGLSLSRHAKGPVLDAAYAYLNWWLSGWPGAVMARQGYYIGNPARSRDHLSSAEWDYWYAGKPAREELLGSDGLPLIDVGEVRDGGSYEQRMGHIAVWNSVMDEHNYLVRRWGDFMRARCV; via the coding sequence ATGATCACACTCCGCGTTCTCGGTACGTCGGTCACCCTGCTTGAATGCCTGCGCGTGCGCGCTGAAGAGGAGCTGGGCATTCGCTTGGTCTACCAGGTGCACGACGTCGAACAGGCCCAGCGTATCGCGGTGATGCAGCCCGAGAGCTATGACCTGTACGACCAGTGGTTTCACAACGTTGACTTCGTGTGGCCGGCTCGGGCGATCCAGCCCATCGACACGCGGCGCATCGCGCTGTGGCACGAAATCAATGACCTGCCCAAGCGCGGGCGCCTGTCGGCCGACGACCGTTTGGGCAGTGGCAGCGTGCCCAGCGAGCGGCTATTCGTGCAGCACGATGGCAGCCTCGGCAGCACGGTCACCGAGCGCATCAGCATGCTGCCCCTGACCCACAACGCCGACAGCTTCGCCTATCGCCCCGAGCGCCTGCCCGAAGGTTTTTGCCACGGCAACGAAAGCTGGGGCTGGCTGCTCGACCCCGCGTGGCGTGCGCGCACCGCCTTGCAGAGCGACGCCGCCATCGGCGCCCTGGATGCCGCGCTGGCGGTGCAGGGCGCGGGGCTGGCCAGCTTCAGGGACATCGGCAACATGAGCATCGAAGAGATCGATGTACTCGCTGACATCCTAGTGCGTAAACAGAAAGAAGGACACTTCGCAGCGTTCTGGTCCGACGATGAAGAGGCGGCGCAGTTGATGCTGAGCCCGAGTATCGATATCCAGAGCCTATGGTCACCGACCTTGATGCGCCTGCATCGCGCCGGGGTGAAATACCGCCTGGCGGTGCCGCGCGAGGGGTATCGGGCGTGGTTTGGTGGGTTGTCGTTGTCGCGGCATGCCAAGGGGCCGGTGCTGGATGCGGCCTATGCGTATCTGAATTGGTGGCTGTCCGGTTGGCCGGGGGCGGTGATGGCGCGGCAGGGGTATTACATTGGTAACCCGGCGCGTAGCCGTGACCACTTGAGCAGTGCGGAGTGGGATTACTGGTACGCGGGCAAGCCGGCGCGGGAGGAGTTGTTGGGCAGTGATGGGTTGCCGTTGATTGATGTGGGGGAAGTGCGGGATGGGGGGTCTTATGAGCAGCGTATGGGGCATATTGCGGTGTGGAATTCGGTGATGGATGAGCATAACTATTTGGTGCGGCGGTGGGGGGATTTTATGCGGGCTCGTTGTGTTTGA
- a CDS encoding SDR family NAD(P)-dependent oxidoreductase — protein sequence MPQLTHRRAVITGAGSGIGAAIARAYAAEGARLVLADRNAASLAETAITCRNLGAEVFECLADVGTVEGAQASVDRCVEQFGGIDILVNNAGMLTQARCVDLTIEMWNDMLRVDLTSVFVASQRALPHMLAQRWGRIINVASQLGIKGGAELTHYAAAKAGMIGFTKSLALEVAKDNVLVNAIAPGPIETPLVGGISEEWKRAKAKELPLGRFGLADEVAPVAVLLASEPGGNLFVGQTLGPNSGDVMP from the coding sequence ATGCCTCAACTGACTCACCGCCGCGCCGTCATCACCGGCGCCGGCAGCGGCATCGGCGCCGCCATCGCCCGTGCCTACGCCGCCGAAGGCGCGCGGCTGGTATTGGCCGACCGCAACGCCGCCAGCCTCGCCGAAACCGCGATCACCTGCCGCAACCTTGGCGCCGAGGTGTTCGAATGCCTGGCCGACGTCGGCACCGTCGAAGGCGCCCAGGCCAGCGTCGACCGTTGCGTCGAACAGTTCGGCGGTATCGATATCCTGGTCAACAACGCCGGCATGCTCACCCAGGCGCGCTGTGTCGACCTGACCATCGAGATGTGGAACGACATGCTGCGCGTCGACCTCACCAGTGTGTTCGTCGCCAGCCAACGCGCCTTGCCGCACATGCTTGCGCAGCGTTGGGGCCGGATCATCAACGTCGCCTCGCAACTGGGCATCAAGGGTGGCGCCGAACTGACTCACTATGCGGCTGCCAAGGCTGGGATGATCGGCTTTACCAAGTCCCTGGCGCTGGAAGTGGCCAAGGACAACGTGCTGGTCAACGCCATCGCACCGGGCCCGATTGAAACGCCATTGGTGGGCGGTATCAGCGAAGAATGGAAACGCGCCAAGGCCAAGGAGTTGCCCCTGGGCCGCTTCGGCCTGGCCGATGAAGTGGCGCCGGTTGCGGTGCTGCTGGCCAGCGAGCCCGGCGGCAATCTGTTCGTTGGCCAGACACTGGGCCCGAACTCCGGCGATGTCATGCCATGA
- a CDS encoding putative bifunctional diguanylate cyclase/phosphodiesterase, protein MRWRHTFQTRIAGVLALLLLVVVAATYFAVKTATSRAVENQAQFQLKTGSQVFERLLDLRGRRLQYGLDWLTADLPFKQAVVEGKTAPILAALRRHGTGIRSSEVFVLGLDGKVMVSTLPILMRGQFFPYDDALRHARRTGLQMLIVAMDGRPYLLVQDEVLNPLPIARVVMGFPMDKLFANELRSMSNLEVSFLSVQNGEPGPLFSTQPDAYQAATLSLLREGHVDPEPKIHLFYGERVLSQVLPLANTGDGDEVRVLLQSPLDHALESFAPLDRQFLGIALAVLLVSLAGALFLARRVSRPLNALVQAAERIGAGDYRTPVRVRSHDEFGLLARAFNAMQSGIAVRERQLAHNALHDPLTGLPNRALAMERLGSAISARRPVVLLYLGIENYRVINEGFGPQGVEEMLREASRCLSMSLLASDTAARITGSEFLLLLENTEIDRAVARADRLYALLTEPQRIGNDELRHEVSIGIAAYPADGQQVEELISRAAIARHDAASLPGHLQIYQQDRDLAHQRQITLIRDLRRAAIEGELFLCYQPKLDLKHGHVRQAEALLRWQHPTLGQVSPAEFIPLAERTGSMSSLTLWVIEEAIRQIAEWAQRGMLIQLSVNISVDDLADDDLAIRVTALLMQYQVEAEQLIFEITESAIMHNPQQALSVLEQLRDCGISLSVDDFGTGYSSLAQLQRLPVQELKIDQSFVRNLNSTSSDGVIVRSTIEMSHNLGLKVVAEGVEFAPSLKLLKQWNCDTAQGYLISRPLNAMAFEMWMRRERSPV, encoded by the coding sequence ATGAGGTGGCGCCACACGTTTCAAACCCGTATCGCGGGGGTGCTCGCGCTGTTGCTGCTGGTCGTCGTCGCCGCCACCTATTTCGCCGTCAAGACCGCCACCTCCCGCGCCGTTGAAAACCAGGCGCAATTCCAACTCAAAACCGGCAGCCAAGTGTTCGAACGTCTGCTCGACCTGCGCGGACGTCGCCTGCAATACGGCCTGGACTGGCTGACCGCCGATCTCCCCTTCAAACAGGCCGTGGTCGAAGGCAAGACCGCGCCGATCCTCGCCGCCCTGCGTCGCCACGGCACGGGTATCCGCTCCAGCGAAGTGTTCGTACTGGGCCTGGATGGCAAGGTCATGGTCAGCACCTTGCCCATCCTCATGCGCGGTCAGTTCTTCCCCTACGACGATGCCCTGCGCCACGCGCGGCGCACGGGGTTGCAAATGCTGATCGTGGCCATGGACGGGCGCCCCTATCTGCTGGTGCAGGATGAAGTGCTCAACCCGCTGCCCATCGCCCGTGTCGTCATGGGCTTTCCCATGGACAAACTGTTCGCCAATGAACTGCGCTCCATGAGCAACCTGGAGGTGTCGTTCCTCAGCGTGCAAAACGGCGAGCCCGGCCCGCTGTTCAGTACGCAGCCGGATGCCTACCAGGCCGCTACGCTCAGCCTGTTGCGCGAAGGGCACGTCGACCCCGAACCAAAGATCCACCTGTTCTATGGCGAACGTGTGCTCAGCCAGGTTTTGCCGCTGGCCAATACCGGCGATGGCGATGAAGTGCGGGTGTTACTGCAAAGCCCGCTTGACCACGCCCTGGAATCCTTCGCGCCGCTGGACCGGCAGTTCCTCGGGATCGCCCTGGCGGTGCTGCTGGTGTCGCTGGCCGGTGCGTTGTTCCTGGCGCGACGGGTATCGCGCCCGCTCAATGCCTTGGTGCAGGCGGCTGAGCGTATTGGTGCCGGCGACTACCGCACGCCGGTGCGCGTGCGCAGCCATGATGAATTCGGGCTGCTGGCCCGCGCGTTCAACGCCATGCAAAGCGGCATCGCCGTGCGCGAGCGGCAATTGGCCCACAACGCGCTGCACGACCCGCTCACCGGCCTGCCCAATCGTGCCCTGGCCATGGAACGCCTGGGCAGTGCGATCAGTGCGCGGCGGCCGGTGGTGTTGCTGTACCTGGGGATCGAGAATTACCGGGTGATCAACGAAGGTTTTGGTCCCCAGGGCGTGGAAGAAATGTTGCGCGAAGCCAGTCGCTGCTTGTCGATGAGCCTGTTGGCCAGCGACACGGCGGCGCGCATTACCGGCAGCGAGTTCCTGTTGTTGCTGGAGAACACCGAGATCGACCGCGCCGTGGCCCGCGCCGACCGCCTCTACGCACTGCTCACCGAGCCCCAGCGCATCGGCAATGATGAGCTGCGCCACGAAGTCAGCATCGGCATCGCCGCTTACCCCGCCGACGGTCAACAGGTGGAAGAGTTGATCAGCCGCGCAGCCATCGCCCGGCATGACGCCGCGAGCCTGCCGGGGCATTTGCAGATCTACCAGCAGGACCGCGACCTCGCCCATCAACGCCAGATCACGCTTATCCGTGACTTGCGGCGTGCCGCCATCGAGGGCGAGTTGTTCCTGTGCTACCAGCCCAAACTCGACCTCAAGCACGGCCATGTCCGCCAGGCCGAAGCCCTGTTGCGCTGGCAGCACCCGACCCTGGGCCAGGTGTCGCCCGCCGAATTCATCCCGCTGGCCGAACGCACCGGCAGCATGAGCAGCCTGACCCTGTGGGTCATTGAGGAAGCCATCCGCCAAATCGCCGAGTGGGCGCAGCGCGGCATGCTGATCCAGCTGTCGGTGAATATCTCGGTGGACGACCTGGCCGATGATGACCTGGCGATCCGCGTCACCGCGCTGTTGATGCAGTATCAGGTGGAGGCCGAGCAACTGATCTTCGAGATCACCGAAAGCGCGATCATGCACAACCCGCAACAGGCGCTCAGCGTGCTGGAGCAACTGCGCGACTGTGGCATCAGCCTGTCGGTGGATGACTTCGGCACCGGCTATTCCTCGCTCGCGCAATTGCAGCGGCTGCCGGTGCAGGAGTTGAAGATCGATCAGTCCTTCGTGCGTAACCTCAACAGCACCAGCAGTGACGGGGTGATCGTGCGTTCCACCATTGAGATGAGCCACAACCTGGGGCTCAAGGTGGTGGCCGAAGGCGTCGAATTTGCCCCCAGCCTCAAGCTGCTCAAGCAGTGGAATTGCGACACCGCGCAGGGCTACCTCATCAGCCGGCCGTTAAATGCGATGGCGTTCGAAATGTGGATGCGCCGCGAACGCTCCCCCGTCTGA
- a CDS encoding VF530 family protein, whose amino-acid sequence MTATSNDPLHGVTLQHVLTTLVAHYEWEGLAERIDIRCFKSDPSIKSSLTFLRKTPWAREKVEGLYVKLMRTKRPLD is encoded by the coding sequence ATGACCGCGACAAGCAACGACCCCCTCCACGGCGTGACCCTGCAACACGTTCTCACCACGTTGGTGGCGCACTATGAATGGGAAGGCCTGGCCGAGCGCATTGATATCCGCTGCTTCAAGAGCGACCCGAGCATCAAGTCGAGCCTGACCTTTTTGCGCAAAACCCCGTGGGCGCGGGAGAAAGTCGAAGGCTTGTACGTGAAGCTGATGCGCACCAAACGCCCGCTGGATTGA
- a CDS encoding CobW family GTP-binding protein codes for MSIALNVITGFLGSGKTTLLKRLLQGESLGDTALLINEFGDVGIDHLLVEEVAPDTVLLPSGCVCCSIRGELKEALLTLLQRRERGEIPAFKRVILETTGLADPAPILATLNNDVQLRGRFHIGLVITLVDASHAVLQERLHPEWLAQVAAADRLLLSKTDLAGDCAALRAHLQALNAGTPILDTHDIHSGDQLLLGEGLRSAEPAMEVSRWQLHQTTTATHGAAQVCSLTFDQPLDWVGFGVWLSMLLRCHGERILRVKGLLNVNASNAPIVIHGVQHCLHAPVHLPAWPGTDRQSRLVFILRGLEPALLKRSFEAFSRRFAA; via the coding sequence ATGAGTATTGCCCTCAACGTCATCACCGGCTTTCTCGGCAGCGGTAAAACCACCTTGCTCAAGCGCCTGCTGCAGGGTGAAAGCCTGGGCGACACCGCGTTGCTGATCAACGAATTCGGTGATGTCGGTATCGACCATCTGCTGGTGGAAGAAGTGGCGCCGGATACGGTGCTGCTGCCCAGCGGCTGCGTGTGTTGCTCGATCCGTGGCGAGTTGAAAGAGGCTTTGCTGACCTTGTTGCAACGCCGTGAGCGCGGTGAGATCCCGGCGTTCAAGCGGGTCATCCTGGAGACCACCGGCCTGGCCGACCCGGCGCCGATCCTGGCCACCCTGAACAACGACGTGCAGTTACGCGGGCGTTTTCATATTGGCTTGGTGATCACCCTGGTGGACGCCAGCCATGCCGTCCTGCAAGAACGCCTGCACCCGGAATGGCTGGCCCAGGTGGCGGCGGCGGATCGCTTGCTGCTGAGCAAGACTGATCTGGCGGGTGACTGCGCTGCACTGCGCGCACATCTGCAAGCGCTCAATGCCGGCACGCCGATCCTCGATACCCATGACATCCACAGCGGCGACCAACTGCTGCTGGGCGAAGGCCTGCGCAGTGCCGAACCCGCCATGGAAGTCAGCCGCTGGCAGCTGCATCAAACCACCACGGCCACCCACGGCGCCGCGCAAGTGTGCAGCCTGACCTTCGACCAGCCCCTGGATTGGGTGGGTTTCGGGGTATGGTTGTCGATGCTGTTAAGATGCCACGGCGAACGAATTCTCCGCGTCAAAGGGCTGCTCAACGTGAACGCCAGTAACGCCCCCATCGTCATTCATGGCGTGCAGCATTGCCTGCATGCGCCGGTGCATTTGCCCGCGTGGCCGGGCACTGACCGCCAATCACGCCTGGTGTTTATCCTACGTGGCCTCGAGCCTGCGCTGCTCAAGCGTTCGTTTGAAGCGTTCTCGCGGCGGTTCGCGGCATGA